One window from the genome of Saccharomyces mikatae IFO 1815 strain IFO1815 genome assembly, chromosome: 4 encodes:
- the SEC20 gene encoding Sec20p (similar to Saccharomyces cerevisiae SEC20 (YDR498C); ancestral locus Anc_3.83) yields MVMSFLQDLAVLQNALLDHLQKISTISRREEPEESKQSIKDSLVSIDDNHEGEEDIEFVDLVSIVENGMLDFESVLKCSIVEMTYTYPELKLQWEKSPQYDQCDKLHIAKLDKQVDKEIYTQLIEDLDSVLQFIDWFYCYRLKIKEILRQHHKRDLAWNDEERDRAIKGHAVDYDKLHHGASLSTSSEPTLMEKNSTRDKLLSKTKQLTNNLVRGNQILQSGILQSDLNLDELRAQTNSLTQIDDKYTQFETVFKKTADLVKILENASHQEKRDVYLSLGFLVCCISWVLWRRIFKLPVKLGLWLLFKFFKGILVTLGLVKNYTASSYSPQASNLVLNAPFLATQSTASATSIEPSASMSAVNSIQQAVDEAMDRIVSHDEL; encoded by the coding sequence ATGGTAATGTCCTTTTTGCAGGATTTGGCGGTTTTACAAAATGCATTACTGGATCATTTACAGAAGATAAGTACAATCTCCCGAAGGGAAGAGCCCGAAGAAAGTAAGCAAAGTATCAAAGATAGTCTTGTATCCATTGATGACAACCACGAAGGAGAGGAAGATATTGAGTTTGTGGATTTGGTGAGTATCGTAGAGAACGGAATGTTAGATTTCGAGTCAGTACTGAAATGTAGTATTGTCGAAATGACATACACATACCCTGAATTGAAATTGCAATGGGAAAAAAGCCCTCAATACGATCAGTGTGATAAACTGCACATCGCTAAGCTGGACAAACAAGTGGACAAGGAAATATATACTCAGCTGATCGAAGACCTGGATTCCGTGCTGCAATTTATCGATTGGTTTTACTGCTACCGACTAAAGATCAAAGAGATTCTACGACAACATCACAAACGTGATTTAGCCTGGAATGACGAGGAAAGAGACCGCGCTATAAAAGGTCACGCTGTGGATTATGACAAGCTGCATCACGGAGCATCGTTATCAACAAGCTCAGAGCCTACATTGATGGAAAAGAATAGCACGAGGGACAAACTCCTCAGCAAAACCAAACAACTGACCAATAACCTAGTAAGAGGGAATCAAATTCTGCAGTCGGGTATCTTGCAAAGCGACTTAAACTTGGATGAATTGAGAGCTCAAACCAACTCGTTGACACAAATTGACGACAAATACACTCAGTTCGAAACtgttttcaagaaaaccGCTGATTTGGTCAAAATACTGGAGAATGCCTCCCACCAAGAGAAGCGAGACGTCTACCTATCGCTAGGATTCCTTGTATGCTGCATTTCATGGGTTCTATGGCGTCGTATTTTCAAGCTACCCGTCAAACTCGGGCTCTGGCTTCTGTTCAAGTTCTTCAAGGGCATATTGGTCACTCTCGGCCtagtgaaaaattacaCAGCCTCCTCATATTCTCCCCAAGCATCCAATCTTGTACTGAATGCCCCTTTTCTAGCCACCCAGTCTACGGCCTCAGCAACCTCAATAGAACCATCTGCATCTATGTCTGCCGTCAATAGTATTCAACAAGCTGTTGATGAGGCCATGGATAGGATCGTCTCCCACGATGAGCTGTGA
- the PUF6 gene encoding Puf6p (similar to Saccharomyces cerevisiae PUF6 (YDR496C); ancestral locus Anc_3.85): MAPLTKKIRGKRSAKEVGSTEKKLAKKPRISIDSSDEELEQASRKNTDSSSSENDDLDSSDAGAEDEDVDELDISDDSDEDDDEGKDEDKEGKDKSEGGEGGNHTEQRKLLKERKMQRKSGTQVQQIKSVWERLRVKTPPLPKQIREKLSNEIWELSKDCISDLVLKHDASRIVQTLVKYSSKERREQIVDALKGKFYVLATSAYGKYLLVKLLHYGSRTSRQTIIDELHGSLRKLMRHREGAYVVEDLFVLYATHEQKQQMIKEFWGSEYAVFRETHKDLTIEKVCESSVEKRNIIARNLIGTITASVEKGSTGFQILHAAMREYVKIANEKEISDMIELLHEQFAELVHTPEGSDVACTLVARANAKERKLILKALKNHGEKLIKNEYGNIVFITILNCVDDTVLVFKTFSPTVKEHLQDFIIDKFGRRPWLYILLGLDGKYFSPIVKNELLRYIKLSEATSKKDPLQRRQELLSRFAPMFLTTISKHYSDILRENLGCQFIAEVLINDELYAQLSEKDQGKYQDVLSDILTIFKGDITEEEHPIHRAFSTRLLKALIQGGKWNNKERKVEPLKNVQGLGVSFAHKLYDEIINSSNLLEWINNADSSFTIVALYETLKDQKEGKLFLKDLKEVQSNIITDENNKGSHLLLKLLK, translated from the coding sequence ATGGCACCTTTAACAAAGAAGATAAGAGGAAAACGTTCCGCTAAAGAAGTTGGCTCCACGGAGAAGAAATTAGCCAAGAAACCTAGAATTTCTATTGACTCGTCTGATGAGGAATTAGAACAGGCCAGTAGGAAGAACActgattcttcttcatctgaaaatgatgatttaGATAGTAGTGACGCGGGTGCAGAAGACGAAGATGTTGACGAATTAGATATTTCTGATGAcagtgatgaagatgatgacgaagGTAAGGACGAGGACAAGgaaggaaaagataaatCCGAGGGAGGTGAAGGTGGTAACCATACCGAACAGAGAAAACTattaaaggaaagaaaaatgcaaagaaaatctgGTACCCAAgttcaacaaattaaaTCTGTCTGGGAAAGATTACGTGTAAAGACTCCACCTCTACCAAAGCAAATTCGTGAAAAACTATCCAATGAAATTTGGGAACTATCCAAGGATTGTATCAGTGATCTTGTCTTAAAGCACGATGCTTCTCGTATTGTTCAAACGCTAGTCAAGTATTCCTCCAAAGAACGTCGTGAGCAGATCGTCGATGCTCTGAAGGGTAAGTTCTATGTTTTAGCCACATCTGCATACGGTAAATATCTACTGGTTAAATTACTGCATTATGGCTCTAGAACTTCAAGACAAACTATAATAGACGAATTACACGGTTCATTGAGAAAATTAATGAGACATCGTGAAGGTGCCTATGTTGTTGAAGATttatttgttctttatGCCACCcatgaacaaaaacaacaaatgATTAAAGAATTTTGGGGTTCCGAATATGCTGTATTCAGAGAAACCCACAAAGATTTAACTATAGAAAAAGTTTGTGAAAGTAGCgttgagaaaagaaatattattgccaGAAATTTGATCGGTACCATTACCGCATCAGTTGAAAAAGGTTCTACCGGCTTCCAAATTTTACATGCCGCTATGAGAGAATATGTGAAAATTGCcaacgaaaaagaaatttctgaTATGATCGAATTACTCCATGAACAATTCGCTGAGTTAGTGCACACTCCAGAAGGTTCCGATGTTGCTTGTACTTTGGTTGCCAGAGCTAATGCcaaggaaagaaaactgaTTCTAAAggctttgaaaaatcacGGGGAAAAATTAATCAAGAATGAGTATGgtaatattgttttcattacTATTTTGAACTGTGTTGACGATACAGTTTTGGTATTCAAGACTTTCAGTCCTACTGTTAAGGAACATTTACAAGACTTCATAATCGATAAGTTTGGTAGAAGACCATGGCTATACATTCTATTAGGTTTAGATGGTAAATATTTCTCTCCCATTGTCAAGAATGAACTATTGAGATACATTAAATTATCCGAAGCCACTTCCAAGAAGGATCCTTTACAGAGAAGACAAGAACTTTTATCCAGATTTGCCCCCATGTTCTTGACCACCATATCAAAACACTACTCTGATATATTAAGAGAAAACTTAGGCTGCCAATTCATTGCTGAAGTCTTAATAAACGATGAGTTGTACGCCCAGTTGAGTGAAAAAGATCAAGGAAAGTATCAAGATGTCTTGAGCGACATTCTAACCATCTTTAAAGGTGACAtaactgaagaagaacatcCAATACATAGAGCCTTCTCTACTAGATTATTGAAGGCGTTAATTCAAGGTGGTAAATGGAATAACAAGGAAAGAAAGGTTGAACCTCTAAAGAATGTTCAAGGATTAGGCGTCTCATTTGCTCACAAATTATACGACGAAATTATCAACTCTTCCAATTTATTGGAATGGATCAATAATGCCGATAGTTCATTCACAATTGTGGCATTGTATGAAACGTTGAAAGATCAAAAGGAAGGAAAGCTATTTTTGaaggatttgaaagaagttCAAAGTAATATAATTACTGAcgaaaataataaaggaTCTCACCTTCTGCTTAAACTCTTAAAATAG
- the ITR1 gene encoding myo-inositol transporter ITR1 (similar to Saccharomyces cerevisiae ITR1 (YDR497C) and ITR2 (YOL103W); ancestral locus Anc_3.84): MRINMPYLTSKVSQSNANDTVDDADSVEFDNERDSPTKTTKITLESHEIRRASANDDEDRIQIKPVNDEDDTSVMITFNQSLSPFIIILTFVASISGFMFGYDTGYISSALISIGTDLDNKVLTYREKEIVTAATSLGALITSIFAGTAADVFGRKRCLMGSNLMFVIGAILQVSAHTFWQMAAGRLIMGFGVGIGSLIAPLFISEIAPKMIRGRLTVINSLWLTGGQLVAYGCGAGLNYVNNGWRILVGLSLIPTAVQFTCLCFLPDTPRYYVMKGNLEKATEVLKRSYTDTSEEIIKRKVEELVTLNQSIPGKSVPEKVWNTIKELHTVPSNLRALVIGCGLQAIQQFTGWNSLMYFSGTIFETVGFKNSSAVSIIVSGTNFIFTLIAFFCIDKIGRRTILLIGLPGMTMALVVCSIAFHYLGIKFDGTVAVVVSSGFSSWGIVIIIFIIVFAAFYALGIGTVPWQQSELFPQNVRGIGTSYATATNWAGSLVIASTFLTMLQNITPAGTFAFFAGLSCLSTIFCYFCYPELSGLELEEVQTILKDGFNIKASKALAKKRKQQVVRVHELKYEPTQEFIEDI, translated from the coding sequence ATGAGAATTAATATGCCGTATCTCACGTCCAAGGTATCGCAGTCAAATGCTAACGATACTGTTGACGATGCTGATAGCGTAGAGTTTGATAATGAGCGTGACTCGCCTACAAAGACAACTAAAATTACACTTGAGTCACACGAAATACGAAGGGCGTCCGCTAACGATGACGAAGACAGAATTCAGATTAAACCCGTAAATGACGAGGACGACACATCTGTCATGATTACTTTCAATCAATCTCTTTCACccttcattattattttgacTTTTGTTGCGTCCATATCCGGATTCATGTTCGGTTACGACACTGGTTATATATCTAGTGCCCTGATCTCGATCGGAACTGATCTAGACAATAAGGTACTCACTTACagggagaaagaaattgtcaCTGCTGCAACTTCTCTAGGGGCATTGATCACAAGTATTTTCGCTGGTACTGCAGCTGACGTGTTTGGTAGGAAGCGTTGTTTGATGGGGTCTAATCTAATGTTTGTTATTGGCGCAATTCTTCAGGTCTCCGCACATACTTTCTGGCAAATGGCCGCTGGTAGACTAATCATGGGTTTCGGTGTCGGTATCGGTTCTTTAATCGCGCCACTTTTTATAAGCGAGATCGCCCCCAAGATGATTAGAGGAAGGCTTACCGTTATTAATTCCTTATGGTTGACCGGTGGTCAACTGGTTGCTTACGGCTGCGGTGCTGGGTTAAACTACGTCAACAACGGTTGGAGAATCCTTGTTGGGCTGTCCCTGATCCCTACCGCCGTGCAATTTACGTGCCTGTGCTTCTTGCCAGACACTCCAAGATATTATGTCATGAAGGGtaatttggaaaaggcTACAGAAGTTCTTAAAAGAAGTTACACTGACACATCGGAGGAGATCATTAAGCGTAAAGTCGAGGAGCTTGTTACTTTAAATCAATCCATTCCTGGTAAAAGCGTACCTGAAAAAGTTTGGAATACTATCAAAGAATTGCACACAGTTCCATCTAATTTAAGAGCTTTAGTTATTGGCTGTGGGCTACAAGCAATTCAACAATTTACCGGTTGGAATTCATTGATGTATTTCTCCGGTACCATATTCGAAACTGTtggtttcaaaaattccTCCGCTGTTTCAATCATCGTTTCCGGTACCAATTTTATCTTTACTTTAATTGCCTTTTTCTGTATTGACAAAATTGGTCGTAGAACCATTCTATTAATCGGATTGCCAGGAATGACCATGGCTTTAGTTGTGTGTTCTATTGCCTTCCATTATTTAGGCATTAAGTTTGATGGCACTGTCGCTGTTGTGGTCTCTTCTGGTTTCTCCTCCTGGGGTATTGTAATTattatcttcattattgTGTTTGCTGCATTCTACGCCCTTGGTATCGGTACTGTTCCATGGCAGCAATCGGAATTATTTCCACAAAACGTGAGAGGTATTGGGACTTCGTACGCAACTGCTACAAACTGGGCTGGCTCTCTAGTTATTGCATCCACATTTTTAACCATGTTACAGAATATTACTCCTGCAGGCACCTTTGCTTTTTTCGCCGGATTATCGTGTTTATCCACTATTTTCTGCTACTTCTGTTATCCAGAATTATCGGGGTTGGAGCTAGAGGAAGTACAAACTATCTTAAAGGACGGCTTCAATATCAAAGCTTCGAAGGCTTTGGCcaagaagagaaaacagCAAGTTGTCAGAGTTCATGAATTGAAATATGAACCAACTcaagaatttattgaagacATATAA
- the VPS3 gene encoding CORVET complex subunit VPS3 (similar to Saccharomyces cerevisiae VPS3 (YDR495C); ancestral locus Anc_3.86), which translates to MVKKGIKDDEAKVLDDNKGEHKVDIKSSTHEKVNDEESVQNDSQCKTENMKLNIYSSSPNDIEHVDTSSQEESRAIENSSGTDKDKAQEVCTLSSTVTSVTKTDITSKDDKKVTSEKEQERLPLEISEGPFRISTLLDNVPSNLTYTCCEAYDNHIFLGTTTGDLLHYFELERGNYMLVSRTKFDAESNSKIDKILLLPKVEGALILCNNELVLFILPEFAPRPNTTRLTGINDVVICNFSRSSKAYRIYAFHTEGVRLLKISANSLVLSKIFNFKLIDKACAHGETLMISKLNNYELINLKTSQVIPLFRISETDEDLNPIITNFNEENEFLVCSGGDSYDSGAIALVVNHHGDIIKGTIVLKNYPRNIIVEFPYIIAESAFQSVDIYSALPSEESQLLQSVISSSSDLKISKSDNIFTNTNNSEELKKELFNKLKLEPLTHSDNKFRIERERAFIEESYEEKTSLIIYNSFGIHLLVPTPMILRFTSCEEYEIDNIEDQLKKLAKRNLTKFENIESKYLMSLLLFLMMLHYDHIEDEVMKKWCDFSDKIDIRILFYMFGWKVYSEIWCFHGLIDIVEKLKSLKLNNKCENIIKMILMMKHELKKRDKTGLLASDFNDIMRSIDITLFNLRLEANEAITIDMFERESYDEIIKEIHLHGDDFPGNKLLIEIYKVKGEYLEPLSLLKKAKNYESLVSFIEENIKKLPEEYVKDTLADDLIFVLRESDANNKESITKQVLKVLNMAGVNKNEFLDRIPKEDVSLKVSFIEELGVKNSRDSKFLFDYYLTKLQEIINQNEIWSIIDHFIEEYKNDLAYDKTDIINFVNIKLKHNLECEGFSKLFKKCENLKSENEKDDEFINFVFEEISKIDKEHMLSLLFFSIDLIKWISAEELLKIYLSFNDFRNVEKFTGKQNLVMVMKQYLRISPSLNLSVELVTNLLRRNCDLFSDIDIQLMVLETIPSIFPIQSISELLLSVLCQYKEKKEESNLRKFLLKNQISISNEVSGNFENQE; encoded by the coding sequence ATGGTAAAAAAGGGGATAAAAGATGACGAAGCAAAAGTTCTAGATGACAATAAAGGAGAGCATAAAGTGGATATTAAATCATCAACACatgaaaaagtaaatgACGAAGAGAGCGTCCAGAATGACAGCCAATGCAAAACAGAGAATATGAAACTTAACATCTATAGTTCCAGCCCTAATGATATAGAACATGTTGATACATCTTCTCAGGAAGAGAGTCGAGCAATCGAAAACAGTTCAGGTACCGACAAAGACAAGGCACAGGAAGTCTGTACCTTAAGTAGCACAGTAACCAGCGTTACAAAGACTGATATTACAAGTAAAGATGACAAAAAAGTGACAAGTGAAAAGGAACAAGAACGTTTGCCACTAGAAATAAGTGAAGGTCCTTTTAGGATCTCTACTTTATTAGACAATGTACCATCGAACTTAACATACACATGTTGTGAAGCTTATGATAACCACATATTCTTGGGAACAACTACTGGCGACCTTCTGCACTATTTTGAACTTGAACGTGGAAACTATATGCTTGTATCCCGAACAAAATTTGATGCAGAATCAAATTCGAAGATTGACAAAATTCTGCTTTTACCCAAAGTAGAAGGTGCACTAATATTATGCAATAATGAATTGGTCTTGTTTATTCTTCCGGAATTTGCCCCAAGACCCAATACAACAAGACTCACAGGCATTAATGATGTTGTTATCTGTAATTTTTCCCGAAGCTCAAAGGCCTACAGAATATATGCATTTCACACAGAAGGGGTTAGATTACTCAAAATATCCGCAAATTCATTGGTACTTTCCAAAATCTTTAATTTTAAACTAATAGATAAGGCTTGTGCTCATGGAGAAACGTtaatgatttcaaaattgaatAATTACGAACTCATAAATCTAAAAACGTCACAGGTAATTCCTTTGTTTCGAATAAGTGAAACTGATGAAGATCTGAATCCTATAATTACGAActttaatgaagaaaatgaatttcTGGTTTGTTCTGGAGGAGATTCATACGACAGTGGCGCCATAGCCTTGGTAGTGAATCATCATGGTGATATAATAAAAGGAACAATAGTGCTAAAAAATTACCCAAGGAATATAATTGTAGAGTTTCCCTACATAATTGCGGAGTCTGCGTTCCAATCAGTCGACATATACTCTGCTTTGCCAAGCGAAGAATCACAGTTATTGCAAAGTGTAATTAGCTCGAGTTCAGAtctaaaaatttcaaaatcagaCAATATATTCACTAATACCAATAATTCCGAAgaactaaaaaaagaactattcAATAAGTTGAAGTTAGAACCTCTAACACATAGTGACAATAAATTTAGAATAGAAAGAGAACGTGcttttattgaagaatctTACGAAGAGAAGACTTCTTTAATCATTTACAATAGCTTCGGGATCCATTTACTAGTCCCGACACCTATGATCTTGCGTTTTACATCATgtgaagaatatgaaattgATAATATCGAAGACCAACTGAAGAAGCTTGCAAAAAGGAATTTAACAAAGTTTGAGAACATCGAATCAAAGTATTTGATGtctcttttattgtttCTAATGATGTTGCATTACGATCACATAGAAGATGAGGTAATGAAGAAGTGGTGCGATTTTTCTGACAAAATTGACATCAGAATATTATTCTATATGTTTGGTTGGAAGGTTTATAGCGAGATCTGGTGTTTTCATGGATTAATAGATATAGttgaaaagttaaaaagtTTGAAGTTAAATAACAAATGCGAAAATATCATAAAAATGATattaatgatgaaacatgaattaaaaaaaagagataaaACTGGACTTTTGGCAAGCGATTTCAATGATATAATGAGATCCATAGATATaactttattcaatttGCGATTAGAGGCAAACGAAGCTATAACGATAGATATGTTTGAGCGTGAAAGTTATGACGAAATTATCAAAGAGATTCATTTACATGGCGATGATTTTCCTGGAAATAAATTACTAATCGAAATATATAAAGTAAAGGGAGAATATCTGGAACCGCTAagtcttttgaaaaaagctAAAAATTATGAATCACTAGTTTCATTCatcgaagaaaatatcaaaaagcTACCTGAGGAATATGTCAAAGATACACTAGCCGATGACCTTATTTTCGTTCTGAGAGAAAGTGACGCAAATAATAAGGAAAGTATCACCAAACAAGTTCTCAAGGTACTAAACATGGCCGGCGTAAATAAGAATGAGTTTTTAGACAGAATACCGAAAGAGGACGTTTCGTTGAAGGTATCATTTATAGAGGAACTCGGCGTTAAAAACAGTCGTGATTCGAAATTCCTCTTTGACTATTATTTGACAAAATTACAAGAAATAATCAATCAGAATGAGATATGGTCAATTATTGACCATTTCATCGAAGAATACAAGAATGATTTAGCTTATGACAAGACAGATATAATAAACTTTGTTAATATCAAATTAAAGCATAATCTCGAATGTGAAGGGTTCTCAAAACTTTTTAAAAAATGCGAAAATCTAAAATcggaaaatgaaaaggatgatgaatttatcaatttcgtatttgaagaaatttctaAGATCGATAAAGAGCATATGTTAAGcttgttatttttctctattgATTTGATAAAGTGGATTTCTGCTGAAGAGTTGCTGAAAATATACCTCTCATTCAATGATTTCAGAAACGTAGAAAAATTTACGGGTAAGCAAAACTTGGTTATGGTGATGAAACAATACTTAAGGATATCACCTTCCCTAAACCTTTCAGTTGAATTAGTAACCAATTTATTGCGAAGAAATTGCGATCTTTTCAGTGACATAGATATACAATTAATGGTCCTTGAAACTATACCCTCTATTTTTCCTATTCAATCAATATCCGAACTGCTCCTAAGTGTACTTTGTCAGtacaaagagaagaaagaggAGTCTAATTTACGGAAATTCCTGctgaaaaatcaaatatcCATTTCCAACGAAGTTAGTGGGAACTTTGAAAACCAAGAATAA
- the RSM28 gene encoding mitochondrial 37S ribosomal protein mS46 RSM28 (similar to Saccharomyces cerevisiae RSM28 (YDR494W); ancestral locus Anc_3.87), protein MRSSLYRCVSRACYSTNVTEDFINSILARAQEATAKASSNAIKLDKMKGSRVHTKKRNGNQNRNTMNNMEGKTREARQGERNMRLNSRKTNDDSAHTNRQQWNRSATTSFVKDSIGTAAVTQPQFKKMQSNSKGNSKVEDDLLDVFNSSMEQKSISFNKNSKSKARFQKKSHILTASKRRKVPQQQLLQRAIKRPVSAEYILEEPTPLSILEYTPQVFPTKESKLINFSLDSLRKSNYPIYRSPNLGILKVHDFTLNTPNFGKYMPGSSLILAKEPQLQNLLLQGNSKDFHKLFRGEYQLLEPYGRTDFEKLTKSKEAVSKLLHNSQIVRLSLQSVVMESEDKKMVYDVCSGIKPISELQQ, encoded by the coding sequence ATGCGATCATCTTTGTACAGGTGTGTTAGTCGGGCCTGTTATAGCACAAATGTCACAGAAGATTTCATAAACAGCATTTTGGCAAGAGCTCAAGAGGCAACAGCAAAAGCTTCTTCCAATGCTATCAAGTTGGATAAGATGAAAGGGAGTAGAGTTCACActaaaaagagaaatggaAATCAGAACAGGAATACTATGAACAATATGGAAGGCAAGACTAGAGAGGCGAGACAAGGAGAAAGAAACATGAGATTGAACAGTCGTAAAACAAATGACGACTCTGCACATACTAACAGGCAACAATGGAATAGAAGTGCAACCACATCTTTTGTCAAAGACTCTATCGGAACTGCAGCGGTTACACAACCGCAGTTCAAAAAGATGCAGAGTAATTCGAAAGGAAATTCTAAGGTTGAAGATGATTTGCTTGAtgttttcaattcatcgaTGGAGCAGAAATCGATTAGCTTCAATAAGAATTCGAAGTCCAAAGCAAGATTccagaaaaaaagtcatATTTTAACGGCATCTAAAAGGAGAAAAGTTCCACAACAACAGCTGTTGCAGAGAGCTATCAAGAGACCTGTTAGTGCAGAATACATCCTAGAAGAGCCAACACCTCTATCTATACTAGAATATACACCTCAAGTTTTTCCAACAAAGGAATCCAAATTAATCAACTTTAGCTTGGATAGTTTGAGAAAATCCAATTACCCAATTTATAGATCACCAAATTTGGGAATTCTCAAAGTCCACGATTTTACCTTAAACACGCCAAATTTTGGTAAATATATGCCAGGATCTTCATTAATTCTTGCAAAAGAACCTCAATTACAGAATCTACTTCTTCAAGGTAATTCGAAAGATTTTCATAAGCTTTTCAGAGGAGAATATCAACTTTTAGAACCCTATGGAAGAacagattttgaaaaattaacgAAATCTAAAGAGGCTGTGAGTAAACTCTTACACAATAGCCAAATTGTGAGATTGTCGTTACAATCTGTTGTCATGGAATCCgaggataaaaaaatggtgtATGACGTTTGTTCTGGGATAAAACCAATTTCTGAACTTCAACAGTAA